Part of the Nocardia higoensis genome, CGCGTCCTCGCCTGCGGCGGCACGGGCGAGTTCGGCGGTGCCGTCCGAGGACCCGTCGTCGAGGATCAGCACGCGCAACCGGGGGACGCCGACCTGGGCACGCAGGTCGGCGATCAGATCGGGCAGCCTGCTCGCCTCGTCGCGTGCGGGTACGCACACCGTGACCGGTTCGAGTACCGCGAGACTCGGGTGCAGGCGGGGCACGGTGAACCGGTTGACGAGGGCGATGACGCAGCCGGTCAGCGCGAGGCCCGTGCCCAGGCCGGTCGCGGCGGCGGCCGGCCTCAGCGGAACTGCTTGACCGAGCGCCACCAGCGCCGCCAGGAGAACTGGTGTTCGGGGGCTTCGGGCGTCGGGTTGCGATTGAGGTAGGCCATGCCCGCCACGATCGCCGCGACCGCCAGGGTGATGCCGCCGACGATGCCCGCCCAGCCCGCGAACGAGCGGGTGTTCGGGTCGGGATAGCCCACTTCGGCGCGCAGCGTGGACACCTCTCCGGGCGGCAGCTTCCACGAGACCGTGTTGTCGCCCTCACGGGTGCCGTTGGTCTTGGCGACCCGCGCCGGGAAGGCGATGGTGAACTGCACGTCCGAGCCGTGCGGCGGCACCGATTTCAGGTCGATGCGCCCGTTCAGCGACACCAGGTCGCCCACCCGCTGGAACTGCAGCTGGATCATGCCCTGAGCCTGCTCGTTGAGCTGGGACAGTTGCTGCACATCGCCGAAGGACAGGTCCTCGAAGAACACCTTGCTGCCGACATAGCCGTCCTGGTTGTACGGCTCCACGCGCACCTTGGACGCCAACGATTCCGGTGCGGTCAGCTGTGGCCCGGTGTCCTCCGCGGAGGCGGGAACCACGGCCGCGACGATCCGCCCGGATACTCGGTCGTTGGACGACACCCCCATCGAGACCTGCACCCGTAGGCACCCGGCCAGCATCGGCACCAGCAGGGCGGCGAGCAGGACGGCGGACGCGACGCGAACCCGCGCCGTCGGCCGTGAAACGACCGCGGTGGTCGCGGCGGGTGGGGTGGCTGCACTCGATCGCACGGGTCACATCGTGCCAGGCCCCCCGCGGCCGGCGCCAAAGGGCAGCCGCCGACACGGTGATTCGGCGCATCACCCGGGCGGACGCACCACGCTCGCGAACCCGTGCCGGACCAGCACGACCAGCAGGGGGACGCCGAGCACCCCCATTCCGACGAAGCCGTAACCCGCCGAGACGGGCAGCCCGAGGAAGACCAGGTGCGCCAGCGCCGAACCCAGCCAGGTCCACAGGAAGACCACCACCGGCACGGTGTTGTCCACGCCCGACCGTTGCCGGGAAGGCGGCGGCGCGGCGCGCTCCCAGATCGTGAGTCCCAGCGCCATGAACAGCGCGACCACCAGCCAGCCGAGATAGTTGGTCAGCGGGATCTCGGGGATGCCCGGCAGTCCGGAATCGGTGTCGCACCAGGTCCATCGGTCGTCGTCGACCATCTGCGGATCGAGGAACAGATCCCAGCCCAGCGCGCCTGCCATCGTGAGCACGATGCGCGCCGGCTCGCGGGCCGCGCCCGCACGGTCGGCCAGCAGCGTGGCCACCACCCAGACCGGATACAGCCCGCCGGTCCAGGCCAGCGGGATCAGCAGCGGCACCTCGGCGAACGAGGGACCGAGCGGTCCGAGGGCGTATTCGTAGCAGCCGTAGGGCAGGCCGGTCGCGACGCCGAGGATCTCCGAGGACAGGCCGAGCCCGGAGATGATGACCAGTACGCCCGCGGCATAGCGGAACCCGCGGGTCATCGTGGCGTGCGCGAGCGCGGTCGCCGCGGACAGCAGCACGACGGTGATCGTCACCCGGTCGCGCGCGGTGCCGGAGGTCAGCGGATAACCGATCTGGGTGAGCACCAGCAGCACCGTGAAGAGCATCGGCAGGTGCCTGGTCCACCGCGCCGCGGTCGACGGCGATTCGTTCATCGGCGCGACAGGAACGGGATGCGGGAGCGGCGGCGATCGCGCAGGAACAGCCGCGCGGCGCTGCGTCCGCTGGCACCGCTGACCCCGCCACCGGGATGGGTCGACGCGCCGGTGAGGTACAGACCGGGGGCGCCGGGCACCCGCTGCCCGGACAGTTCCGGCAGCGGCCGCCACATCATCACCTGATCCAAGGACATCTCCACGTGCATGACATTGCCGCCGAGCAATCCCATCTCCCGCTCCAGATCCACCGGGGTCTGCGTGAACCGCTGCCGCACCGAACCGGCGAATCCCGGTGCCAGCGCGTCCACCTCGCCGATGATCCGGTCGGCTTCGCGCTCGGCGTGCTCGCTCCACGCGCTGCCGTCGGCCAGGCGATACGGATGCCATTGCGCCCACAGCGAGAGCTGGTGTTCGCCGGGTGGGGCGATGCTCGGATCCAATGCGCTGAAGCTCATCGCGAGCACCGCGGGCCGGGGCGGCAGATCGCCTGCCAAGGCCGCGCCGTGCGCGCGGTAGAGCTGCGCGCGATCGGAGACCAGCAACTGCAGCCCGCGCGCGGATTCCGCGGCGCTCGCGCCCGGATAGGCGGGCAGCGCGTCGGTCGCGACGCGCACGATCATGCCGATGCCGGGACCGACCCGGATACGGGACCGCCAGTCCTCGATCACCCCGGCGTCGAAACCGCCCGCCGCCAGCAGATCGAGCGTGGTCAGCACGTGCGCGCCCGCGATCACCGCTTCCGCGCGGATCTCCCGGCCCGCCTCGGTGCGCACCCGCCAGCCGGCACCGTCGCGGTGCAGGGACGTCGCCGCCTCACCGGTGCTGATGGTCGCGCCGTCGGCGCGCAGCCGGGCGGCCAGTGCCTCGGTGAGCGCGCCGCTGCCGCCCACCGCGCGGCCCGGCGGCAGCGTGTGCATGAGCGCCGCGAAACCGACCATGGGCGCGGACCCCGGTTCCGACATCGGCGGTCCGGACTGCGCGCCGAACCAGGCCAGCGCCGCCTTCAGCCGCTCGTCCCGGAAGAAGCTGTCCAGCAGCGCGTCCCCGGACTGCAGGAACTCCCGCGACAGCGCGCTGCCGCCGGATCCGGTGTCCAGACCCCAGAACGAGCGCAGCAGGTGCGGCGGCTGCGGCGCCGCGCCGAACGCGCGCATCACCCGGGTGCTGCGCGGTCCCCAGATGCCGACGAAGCGGCGGTAGGCGTCGGCCTCGCGGGAGCCGCAGGCACGTTCGATCGACGCGCAGGTCGCGTCCAGGCTTCGGTGGAACACGATCGGCGGCCCGTCGGCGGCGGGGGCGAAACCCCACGGATCGCAGTCGATATAGCGCAGGCCGAAGCGGGCAAGTTCCAGATCCTCGACGATGCCGGTGTGCCGGATCATGATGTGCGCCGAGGATCCGCGATCGACCCGATGCCCGGGGAAGCGCTCCACCGTGGACACCGCTCCGCCCAGCACCTCGTCGCGTTCGAGAACCTCGACCGCGTGCCCGGACCTTGCCAGATACGCGGCGGCGACCAGGGCGTTGTGGCCGCCGCCGACCACGACGACGGTCACAGCGGCAACCGCCTGCCCAGGATGGCGAAAGGCCTGCTGTCGCCGGAGAAGACGAAGTCACGGATCACGTCGTCGAATCCCTCCCGGCGGTACAGCCGCCACGCGCGGTTCTCCTCGGCGGGCACCTCCGGTGTGGACAGCAGCACGGCCCGCTCCGCGCGACCGGTGAGCAGCCTGCGCAACAACGTCCGGCCGATCCCGAGGCCCTGGGCGCTGGGGTGCACGTGCAACTCGGTCAGTTCGAAATAGTTCGAAAGCAGCTCGGACGCGGACTGTTCGGGCCAGCCGCAGCGGCGCATACCGACGCGCACCTGCTGATGCCACCACTGGTTCGGCGCACCGTGGTATCCGTAGGCGATGCCGAGCATCCGAGAGGTACGCGCGTCGACACGGCCGTTGTCGTCCGGCAGCAGCGCCGCGACGGCCTGCCAGCCCGCTCGGGTGGTGTGCTCGTTCCACATGGGGGCGCGGTGGTTCTCCGTGCCCCGGGGGTACTCCATGGCGGCCACGTACACCGACAGCGCATCGTGCAGCCGGTAGCGCAGGTCGGCGACCGAGAGGTCGACGACGGCGGGGGCGGGGGTCTGATGTGGCGTGACGGCGGTCATGGCTCTCGTCGATGTCGCGCGATGGGCGGTGGGGCAGGCAGGGGATGGACGGTTCGTTCGGCAGAACTTGTCGGTGGGTGTCCCTATATTCAAGCTCAATTCAAACGTTCGAATATCTGTTCGGTCCGCGCGGTGCGCGGGACGGGGAGCGCGAGCGGTGGTGCCGGTGTCGTCCGCGGGGCCGGCGGCGGTGCCGCGCCGGTTCGGAAGGGGACGGCTGATGAGTCGCAACGCAGCGCGGGAACGGCCGGGCAAGGCGGGCATCCTGCTCGACAAGGCCGACGGACTGCTCCTGCAGGCGGCGGGGGAGCGCGACCCGCGCGAACGGTTCCGCACGGCCTATCTGGCCGCGCTGCGCGGCGCGGGGGCGGTGCTGGCCTGCACCGGAGCCGATGCCGCACCGCGGGCGAGGTCGCGCAACGCCTGGGTGCTGTTGCAGCGCGCCGCGCCGGAATTCGTCATGTGGGCGGACTACTTCGCCGCCCGCTCGGAACTGCGCGCCGCGCTGGAGGCCGGGCTCGACCGTGACGTGGGCGACGCCGACGCCGACGAGTTCGCCTCGCGGGTGGGCGCATTCCTGCACGACGTGGCCGATCTGCTGCAGTCGGCGGCCCGTTTGCGCCTCGCCCCGGGCATGAGCGCGTAGCGGCTCGGCGACAGTTTCGTTCCACAGCGCCCATTGGGTGGTACGGCCCTGATCGAACTCGTATCATGGGGACAGATGGCCGCCAAGGTCGGCTATCTGTCGCCTACCCGGAGGCGACAGTCACGCCTAGTGCCGGGGGAGGTACCGTGCCACTCTCCGAGCACGAGCAGCGCATGCTCGAACAGATCGAGAGCGCGCTCTATGCTGAGGACCCGAAGTTCGCCTCGTCCGTACGCGGCGGGCGACTTCGCACCACCACGAGTCGTCGTCGACTCCAGGCAGCCGCTCTGTTCGCCCTCGGCCTGCTCTTGCTGGTCACGGGTATCGCCGGGCCGAAGCCGGGTGGATTCCCGATCATCAGCCTGATCGGGTTCGTGATCATGTTCGGCGCCGGTGTGCTGCTGTTGACCGGCGGCACCAAGGTGTCCGGCGGCGACGTGCCCACCGGTCGAACGGGCTCCGGCGGCCCTTCCGGTCGAAGTCCCGGCGGCCGCGGCCCCGGCGGGCGTCAGCGCAAGTCCGGCGGGTTCTCCGAACGCATGGAGGACCGCTTCCGCCGCAGGTTCGAGCAGGACTGAACGCGTGGGTGCGGTTCGCCGCGCCCACGACATTCTCATACAGGCGGCGCCGACCCCGACGGGTACGGCGTCGCCTTCTCGTGTTCGCCGGTCGATCGCGGACTCCGCGCGCTGCGCGCTCCCGGTGACCTCCCCGGCTGTGTGGCACCCGGCGTGCCCGGCCTACCTGTCCCGATGCGGCGGTAGGCGACACGCCGGGCGCCGGAGTTCGTTCCTGGTGCGGCGACATCCACCGGGACGGGTCCGCGGCACCTGATCCGGTACCCCCCACATCTCTCCACCGCCCTCCCTCGGGCACCCCTCATCCGGCCGTCCGCCGGGGAGTTTGCTGGTTGTTTCCGGGCTGTCGTGTGGTGCCCGCCGCGTGTCGTCAGGACATGCGCAAAGCCCCCCACATCAGTGATAGCTGGGATGACCTGCGGAATCGCTCGAGCGGGGAGCCAGATCACCTCTGGTTTCGATTGAAAGTGGGGGAAAGTGGGGTAATGTGGAGCGCGCACTACAGGAGAGACCATGCAGGCGCGGTGATCCGGTAGAGAGGTGACGAGAAGATGTTTCTCGGTACCTACACACCGCGTCTGGACGACAAGGGGCGACTCACGTTGCCTGCGAAGTTTCGAGATGAACTGGCGGGAGGGTTGATGGTCACGAAGAGCCAAGACCACAGCCTTGCCGTATATCCCAAAGAGGAGTTCACCGCGCTCGCGCGCCGAGCGGCGGCCGCGTCTCGAAGCAATCCGCAGGCACGAGCGTTCGTCCGGGCGCTGGCAGCCGGTACGGACGAACAGCGTCCGGACACACAGGGCCGTATCACGTTGTCGGCGGATCACCGTCGCTACGCCAACCTGTCACGGGAGTGTGTGGTGATCGGCTCGGTCGACTTCCTCGAAATCTGGGACAAGCAGGCGTGGGAGTCCTACCTCGCCGAGCACGAGGAGGATTACGCGCAAGCGAGAGACGAGTCGCTGGGCGGGATCTTCTAGCCGGGCGAGCGAGTGCCGCGCGGTCTCTGTCCGAGCGCGGACCCTGGCGTACTTCCCCGACGCCAGGTGCCGGTTCGGACAGGGACCACGGGGCACTCGCCCCGGTGATCATCAACGATATGTCCGATCCAGCCCGCAGCAGCATTCACCGCGTGACATCCCCGACGAGAACAGCCCGAGTGGACTCGGCGCCTCGCCTCGCGGTTCGCACGGATGCACATGCGGACGAAAACACAAGCAGAACAGGGCGACCCGTGTGCGCCGGCCGGAGATCACTCCACCGGATGCCCGTCGCGCCTACCGATGAACGCGAGGCAGAATCCGGGAGGTCGAGGTGAACCGTGAACAACGCGGCGCCCGTCATGTCCCCGTCCTGCTGCACCGTGCCGACGAATTGCTCGGCCCGGCGCTCACCGAGCCCGGCGCGGTATACGTCGACGCGACACTCGGTTTGGGCGGTCATGCCGAACATTTCCTGAGCACCTATCCCGAACTCCGTCTGGTCGGCCTCGACCGGGACACCGAGGCGCTGCGCCTGGCCGGCGAACGGCTGGCGCCGTATGCGGACCGGATCACGTTGGTGCACACCCGATACGACGGCATCGCCGACGCGCTGGTGCAGGCCGGACTCGATCCGGTCGGCTCGGTCAGCGGCATCCTGATGGACCTCGGTGTCTCCTCGATGCAGCTCGACGAAGCCGAGCGCGGCTTCGCCTACTCGGTGGACGCGCCGCTGGACATGCGCATGGACCCCTCCACCGGGATCACCGCCGCCGACGTCCTCAACACCTACAGTCACGGCGATCTCGCCCGGGTGCTGAAGAACTACGGCGAGGAGCGCTTCGCGGGCAAGATCGCTTCCGAGGTGCTGCGCAGGCGCGCTCAGCGGCCGTTCACCAGCAGCGGTGAACTCGTCGAACTGCTCTACGCGACGATCCCGGCCGCCGCCCGCCGCACCGGCGGGCATCCGGCCAAGCGCACCTTCCAGGCGCTGCGGGTGGAGGTCAACGGCGAACTCGATTCGCTGCGGGCCGCGCTGCCCGCCGCGCTCGATTCGTTGCGCGTGGGCGGGCGGATCGTGATCATGTCCTATCAGTCGCTCGAGGATCGGGTCGTCAAACAGGAACTGGCCGCGCGTACCACCTCCCGCACGCCGGTGGACCTGCCGGTCGAATTGCCCGGCATGGGACCGGAATTCCGGTTGCTGACCCGCGGCGCGGAGAAGGCGACCGAGCAGGAGATCGAGGAGAACCCGCGCGCCGCGCCGGTGCGGATGCGGGCGGCCGAGCGGATCGAGAAGTCGTCGTGAGCGGATGGCCGGAACGGACGGGGTGGGGATGTCCATGCGGAGCAGAGGAGGCGACGACGCCATGAGTATTCGGACGCGCACGGTTCCTTCGCCGGGTCGTGTCGCCCGCCGGGTGCAGGCCGCCGATCGGGTCAAATCCGGTGCCGCGCAACGTGCCTACGCCAAGCGGAGGGTGCGCGCCGAGCAGCTCACCGAGACACCGAGGCTGCCCCGCACGACCTCGGCGATGTCGGGGCGGATTCCCTTTGTGGCCGCGATCATCGCGATGCTCGGCTGTGGTCTGGCGCTGACATTGCTGCTCACCACCCGCGCCGCCGAGGACAGCTACCAGCTCAGTGACGCCAGGCAGCTCAACCGCACACTGGCCGAGGAACGCGCGGCGCTGCAGCGGGAGGTCGAGGCGGCCGATTCGGCGCCCGAACTGGCCGCGCGCGCCCGCGAACTCGGCATGATCCCGGCCGACGACCCGGCCCGGCTGCTGATCGCGCCGGACGGCGCGGTGATCGTGGTCGGTACCCCGACCCCGGTTCAGGGCGCGCCCGCGCCGCCGCTGAACACCACGCCCCGTGATCCGGCGAATCCCGCCGCGCAAGGCGAGCAGGTCGTTCCGTTGACCGCGGCGCTCACCCCCGCCCGTACGCCGGTTCCGGCCGCCGGTGATCGGCAGTCCACCCCCGCGCAGCCCGCGCCGGCGCCGGCTCCGCCCGCTGATCCCGCCGCGCCCGCCGAGGGGCAGCCCACGCCGCTCGGCACCGATGCTCAGCCCGTCCCGCCCGTCGAGGGACAGCCCGCGCCGCCGGGGGTGGACGGTCAGCCGGTCCCGCCGGTCGAGGGACAGCCGATCCAAGGTCAGCTGCCCGTCGGCGCGGTGCCCGCGCCGGTCCCACCGCCCGCTCCGGAGCCGGCCTCCGCGGCGGTGGAGGGGCTTCCCGCGACGCCCGCGCCGGTCGGAGCACTCCGGTGAAGCAGTCCAGGCCCGCACCGCCCCGGCGGCGCGGGCCGTCCACATCCCGACGTGCCGGCACTGCGGGCCTCGATCATCCGATGCGCCTGCGCTTGAGTGTCGGCCGGATCGTCATGCTGGTCGCGCTCGTGATGGTCGCGCTCCAATTGCTCTGGGTGCAGAGCATTTCCGCGCCGGGGCTCTCCGCGCAGGCCGCCAGTCAGCGCACCACCCGGCTGATCGACGAAGCCACCCGCGGCCCCATCGTCGATCGCAGCGGTAAATCGCTGGCCTTCACCATCTCGGCCAAGGCCCTGACGTTCCAGCCGGTGACCGAGCGCGCGAATCTCGCCGCGGCGCGGCAGAAGAACGACAAGGCGCCCGACCCGGAGCAGCGACTGCGCGATATCGCCAGAACGATCCACGAGAAGCTCGGCCCCGGCGCGCCGAAGGAGTCCGAGCTGCTCGACAAGCTCAACAGCGACGAGCAGTTCGTGTATCTGGCGCGCGGTGTCGATCCCCGCATCGCCACCGAGATCATGGTCGAGTTCCCCGAGGTCGGTTCGGAGCGCCAGGACATCCGGGAGTACCCGGGCGGCTCGCTGGCCGCCAATGTGGTCGGCGCGACCGGCTGGGACGGGCACGGCCTGATCGGCCTGGAGTCGGCGCTGGACTCGGTGCTCGCGGGCACCGACGGTTCGCACACCTACGATCGCGGCTCCGACGGCGCGGTCATCCCGGGCAGCTGGCGCGACAAACAGCCCGCCGTCGACGGCAACCGCGTCGAGCTGACTCTGGACTCGGATCTGCAGTACTACGTGCAGCAGCAGGTGCAGCTGGCCAAGCAGCGCTCCGGCGCGGCAGGCGCCTCGGCGGTGGTGCTCGACGCCGGGACCGGGCAGGTGCTCGCGATGGCCAACGACAGCACCTTCAATCCTATGCTGGGATCCAAGGATTGGGCCTCCACCGGGAATCCCTCGGTGAGCGACCCGTTCGAACCAGGCTCGGTGAACAAGATCGTCACCGCCGCCGCGGCCATCGAGTACGGCCTGACCACACCCGAGGAGGTGCACCAGGTCCCCGGCTCGATCCGGATGTCCGGGGTCACCGTCAGCGACGCCTGGAGCCACGACGTCGCGCCCTACACGACCACCGGCATCTTCGGTAAGTCGTCGAATGTGGGCACGCTGATGCTGGCCCAGCGGGTGGGTGAGGATCGCTTCGCCGACATGCTCTTGCGCTTCGGGCTGGGGCAGCGCACCGGCGTCGGCCTGCCGGGCGAGACCGCGGGGCAGGTGCCCGCCAGGGATCAGTGGTCCGGCGGCACGTTCGCGAATCTGCCCATCGGCCAGGGCCTGTCGATGTCGACACTGCAGATGACCGGGATGTTCCAGGCCATCGCCAACGACGGCGTGCGCATCCCGCCGCGCATCGTGAAGTCCATCGTCGCGCCGGACGGCTCCCGCACCGACGAACCGCAGCCCGAGGGCGTGCGGGTGGTCGGCGAGGAGACCGCGCGCACGCTGCGCACCATGTTCCAGTCGGTCACCCAGCACGATCCGGCCGACCCCGATCAGAACGGCACCGGCATGCAGGCCGCGGTGGAGGGCTACCCGATCGCGGGCAAGACCGGGACCGCGCAGCAGATCGATCCGCGATGCCAGTGTTACTCGACGTCGAGCTACTGGATCACCTTCGCGGGGATGGCCCCGGCCGACGATCCCCGCTATGTGATCGGGTTGATGCTGGACAATCCGCAGCGCAGTTCCGACGGCAGCGGCGGGCAGTCGGCGGCGCCGTTGTTCCATTCCATCGCTTCCTGGGCGCTGCAGCGCGACCGTATTCCGCCCAGCGCGGAGCCGTCCGGAAAGTTCGTGTTGCAGGCCGGTGCGTAGCGGTTCCGGGCGGACTCGGCCGTGGTCGCGGGGGTGCGTGCGGCGGGAAGGCCGAGCCACGTTGCCCGTCGATGTGCGCACGTCGGTAACCTGACTTGCCGCCACCTTCGCGGTGTCCGCTGAATCCGCCCCCTCGGAGAGGAGCAAGGTGCCCCAGCAGTCCAGCCAGCCCGTACTGCGGCCGATCGATCCACCGACGACGCCGCTGTCCACGGTGCTGGCGCTGACCGGCGCCGAACCGGCCACGCCCGGCGTGCCGGTCGACGATGTGAGTGTCACCGGTATCGAGCAACGCTCCGACGCGGTGCTACCCGGCGACCTGTTCGCGGCGCTGCCCGGCTCGCGCGCGCACGGCGCCCGGTTCGCCCGTGCGGCCGTGGAGCGCGGCGCGGTGGCGGTGTTCACCGATGCCGACGGCGCCGCGCGGATCGGCGAACTGCCGGTGCCGGTGCTGGTGCGCGAGCGCCCGCGCGAGGTGCTCGGCGAACTGTCCGCCGCGGTGTACGGGCACCCCTCGCGCGAGCTGCGACTGGTGGGGATCACCGGCACCTCGGGCAAGACCACCACCTCGTACCTGGTGGAGGCCGCGCTGGCCGCCTCGGGCCTGTCCACGGCGTTGATCGGCACCATCGAGACCCGCATCGGCGGATCGCGGGTGCCCAGCGCGCTCACCACGCCGGAGGCTCCGCAGCTGCACGCGATGTTCGCACTGATGGTCGAGCAGGGCGTGCAGGCGGTCGTGATGGAGGTGTCCAGTCACGCGCTGGCACTGGGTCGCGTCGACGGCGTGCGCTTCGATGTGGGCGCGTTCACCAACCTCTCCCAGGACCACCTGGATTTCCACGCCGACTTCGAGGACTACTTCGCGGCCAAGCGCAAGTTGTTCGAGGCGTCTTCGCCGGTGGCCGCACGCACGGCGGTGATCTGCGTCGACGACGCGTGGGGCAGGCGGCTGGCCGACAGCCTCCCCGCCCCGGTGCGGGTCGCGGCGGCGGGCGAGGTCACCGGCGCCGCCGATTGGCGGGTCGTGGGTCCGGTGCGCACGCAAGGCGGCGGACAGGAGTTCACCGCGAGCGGGCCCGCGGGCGAGTTCGCGATGCGGCTGCGGCTGCCCGGCCGCTACAACGTCGCCAACGGGTTGCTCGCCTTGGCCGTGTGCGCGGCCGCGGGCGTCGATCCGGCGGTTGCCGCGCCCGCGCTGGGCGAGGTGGATGTGCCCGGCCGGATGCAGCGGGTCGAGGCGGGGCAGGACTTCCTGGCCGTGGTCGACTACGCGCACAAGCCCGCGGCTCTGGAATCGGTCATCGCCACCCTGCGCGAGCACCTGGCCGCCGGTGATCCGGCCGCGCCGGGCAGGCTGGCCGTGGTCGTCGGCGCGGGCGGGGACCGGGACGCGGGCAAGCGCGCGCTGATGGGCTCGGCGGGCGCGCGTGGGGCGGATCTGCTCGTCATCACCGACGACAATCCCCGCACCGAGGATCCGGCCGCCATCCGCGCCGCGCTGCGCGCCGGTGCGCTCGACGTGCCCGCACAGGTGCGCGGTGAGGTGCTCGAGATCGGCGACCGCGCCGAGGCGATCGAGGCCGCCGTACGCTGGGCGCGCCGTGGTGACGTGGTGCTGGTCGCGGGCAAGGGGCACGAGGCGGGGCAGGAGATCGACGGGGTGAAGCACCCGTTCGACGACCGCGAGGTGCTGGCGGCGGCCCTGGCGCGCAAGACGGGCGCGGAGGCGCGCACGTGAACGGTGGAGCGATACAGCATGTTCGGCACGATGGGCGCGACAGCCGCCCGGGAGATGCCCGTCCGTATCGGACGGGCACGGAGGACTTGACGGTTTCATGATCGAGATGACACTGCGGGAGATCGCGGAGGTCGTGGGCGGCACGCTGCACGACGTCGCAGACCCGGAGGTGCGGGTGACCGGCGCGGCCGAATTCGATTCGCGCCGTATCGGCGGCGGGGATCTGTTCCTGGCGCTGCCGGGTGAACGGGCCGACGGACACGACTTCGCACGCGATGCCGTCGCCGCGGGTGCGGCGGCGGTGCTCGCCGCGCGACCGGTCGGGGTGCCCGCGGTCGTGGTGGCGCCGAGCCCGGGCACGGTGCCCGTGGGTTCGCTCGCGGTCGCCCACGACCCGGACGGCTCCGGCGCCGCGGTGCTGGCCGCGCTGGCCGCGCTGGCCCGGTACAGCGTCGAAAAGCTGACCGCCGCAGGCGGCCTGGACGTGGTCGGGGTGACCGGTTCGTCCGGCAAGACCTCCACCAAGGATCTGCTGGCCGCGGTGCTCGCGCCGCTCGGGCCGGTGATCGCCCCGCCCGGATCGTTCAACAACGAACTCGGTCACCCCTGGACGGCCCTGCGTGCCGGATCGGGTACCCGGTTCCTGGTACTGGAGCTGTCCGCGCGCGGTCCCGGCCACATCGCCGCGCTGGCGCGGGTCGCGCCGCCGCGCATCGGCGTGGTGCTCAACGTCGGCACCGCCCACCTCGGCGAGTTCGGCAGCCGCGAGGCCATCGCCCGCACCAAGGGCGAACTGGTCGAGGCACTCCCCGAACACGGTCTCGCGGTGCTCAACGCCGACGATCCGCAGGTGGCCGCGATGGCCGAGCGCACGAAGGCCAGGGTGGTCACCTTCGGTCAGGCCGCGGGTGCGGACTTCCGGGCGAGCGAAGTGAGTCTCGACTCCGAGGCGCGCGCGTCCTTCACCATGCACACCCCGGCCGGGTCCACGCCGATCCGGCTGGCCGTGCACGGCGAACACCAGGTCGGCAACGCGCTGGCCGCCGCTGCCGTGGCCGCCGAATGCGGCGCCGACCTCGACACCATCGCCGCGGCCCTGACCGGCGCCCGGGCGGCCTCGGAGCGCCGGATGGACGTGCGCACCACCCCCGAGGGCGTGACGGTGGTCAACGACTCCTACAACGCCAACCCCGATTCGGTCCGCGCCGCGCTCAAGGCGCTGGTGACGATGGCCAGGGCAGGCGACACCCCGCGCCGCAGCTGGGCGGTGCTCGGCGAGATGGGCGAACTGGGCGAGGAATCGGTGGTCGAGCACGACGCCATCGGCAGGCTCGCGGTGCGCCTGGATGTCGACCGGCTGGTCGTCGTCGGTACCGGACGACCCTCCCGGGGAATGCACCAGGGCGCGGTGATGGAAGGCTCGTGGGGCGAGGAGTCGGTGCTGGTGCCCGACATCGACGCCGCGCTGGCCCTGCTCGACGACGAAGTCGAGCCGGGTGACGTGGTGCTGGTGAAGGCATCGAAGTCGGTGGGCCTGTGGCGGGTCGCCGAGCATCTGACCCGCGGGGCGGGCAGCG contains:
- a CDS encoding UDP-N-acetylmuramoyl-tripeptide--D-alanyl-D-alanine ligase — encoded protein: MIEMTLREIAEVVGGTLHDVADPEVRVTGAAEFDSRRIGGGDLFLALPGERADGHDFARDAVAAGAAAVLAARPVGVPAVVVAPSPGTVPVGSLAVAHDPDGSGAAVLAALAALARYSVEKLTAAGGLDVVGVTGSSGKTSTKDLLAAVLAPLGPVIAPPGSFNNELGHPWTALRAGSGTRFLVLELSARGPGHIAALARVAPPRIGVVLNVGTAHLGEFGSREAIARTKGELVEALPEHGLAVLNADDPQVAAMAERTKARVVTFGQAAGADFRASEVSLDSEARASFTMHTPAGSTPIRLAVHGEHQVGNALAAAAVAAECGADLDTIAAALTGARAASERRMDVRTTPEGVTVVNDSYNANPDSVRAALKALVTMARAGDTPRRSWAVLGEMGELGEESVVEHDAIGRLAVRLDVDRLVVVGTGRPSRGMHQGAVMEGSWGEESVLVPDIDAALALLDDEVEPGDVVLVKASKSVGLWRVAEHLTRGAGSDTEAAQ
- a CDS encoding peptidoglycan D,D-transpeptidase FtsI family protein; translation: MKQSRPAPPRRRGPSTSRRAGTAGLDHPMRLRLSVGRIVMLVALVMVALQLLWVQSISAPGLSAQAASQRTTRLIDEATRGPIVDRSGKSLAFTISAKALTFQPVTERANLAAARQKNDKAPDPEQRLRDIARTIHEKLGPGAPKESELLDKLNSDEQFVYLARGVDPRIATEIMVEFPEVGSERQDIREYPGGSLAANVVGATGWDGHGLIGLESALDSVLAGTDGSHTYDRGSDGAVIPGSWRDKQPAVDGNRVELTLDSDLQYYVQQQVQLAKQRSGAAGASAVVLDAGTGQVLAMANDSTFNPMLGSKDWASTGNPSVSDPFEPGSVNKIVTAAAAIEYGLTTPEEVHQVPGSIRMSGVTVSDAWSHDVAPYTTTGIFGKSSNVGTLMLAQRVGEDRFADMLLRFGLGQRTGVGLPGETAGQVPARDQWSGGTFANLPIGQGLSMSTLQMTGMFQAIANDGVRIPPRIVKSIVAPDGSRTDEPQPEGVRVVGEETARTLRTMFQSVTQHDPADPDQNGTGMQAAVEGYPIAGKTGTAQQIDPRCQCYSTSSYWITFAGMAPADDPRYVIGLMLDNPQRSSDGSGGQSAAPLFHSIASWALQRDRIPPSAEPSGKFVLQAGA
- the rsmH gene encoding 16S rRNA (cytosine(1402)-N(4))-methyltransferase RsmH; protein product: MNREQRGARHVPVLLHRADELLGPALTEPGAVYVDATLGLGGHAEHFLSTYPELRLVGLDRDTEALRLAGERLAPYADRITLVHTRYDGIADALVQAGLDPVGSVSGILMDLGVSSMQLDEAERGFAYSVDAPLDMRMDPSTGITAADVLNTYSHGDLARVLKNYGEERFAGKIASEVLRRRAQRPFTSSGELVELLYATIPAAARRTGGHPAKRTFQALRVEVNGELDSLRAALPAALDSLRVGGRIVIMSYQSLEDRVVKQELAARTTSRTPVDLPVELPGMGPEFRLLTRGAEKATEQEIEENPRAAPVRMRAAERIEKSS
- a CDS encoding UDP-N-acetylmuramoyl-L-alanyl-D-glutamate--2,6-diaminopimelate ligase, which translates into the protein MPQQSSQPVLRPIDPPTTPLSTVLALTGAEPATPGVPVDDVSVTGIEQRSDAVLPGDLFAALPGSRAHGARFARAAVERGAVAVFTDADGAARIGELPVPVLVRERPREVLGELSAAVYGHPSRELRLVGITGTSGKTTTSYLVEAALAASGLSTALIGTIETRIGGSRVPSALTTPEAPQLHAMFALMVEQGVQAVVMEVSSHALALGRVDGVRFDVGAFTNLSQDHLDFHADFEDYFAAKRKLFEASSPVAARTAVICVDDAWGRRLADSLPAPVRVAAAGEVTGAADWRVVGPVRTQGGGQEFTASGPAGEFAMRLRLPGRYNVANGLLALAVCAAAGVDPAVAAPALGEVDVPGRMQRVEAGQDFLAVVDYAHKPAALESVIATLREHLAAGDPAAPGRLAVVVGAGGDRDAGKRALMGSAGARGADLLVITDDNPRTEDPAAIRAALRAGALDVPAQVRGEVLEIGDRAEAIEAAVRWARRGDVVLVAGKGHEAGQEIDGVKHPFDDREVLAAALARKTGAEART